A DNA window from Halostella salina contains the following coding sequences:
- a CDS encoding ABC transporter ATP-binding protein, which translates to MPSEALQGTDNRAADSDGADSYADESTDAALSVRDLTKVYGDGDAAVRAVDGISFDVEPGTAVGILGPNGAGKTTAIKSMLGLIEPTDGTVQLSGHDVGSNRRAAYRTAGAMLEGARNVYWRLTVRENLRFFAALGGREPAALAERHDALLEQFGLADKADEPVRDLSRGMKQKTSLAATLARGGDVVFLDEPTLGLDVESSVELRRELRRLVDREGTTVVLSSHDMDVVQAVCDRVIIMNEGGIVADDTVENLLDLFRTRAYEVTVAEPLSEALRTELRDRYGGEAFERVGERERFSAQVTGDEFYALVDTLRDAGHTVASWDAVEPDLEDVFLRVTGDDGAAANGGDGS; encoded by the coding sequence ATGCCGAGCGAAGCTCTCCAGGGAACCGACAACCGCGCCGCCGACAGCGACGGCGCGGATAGCTACGCGGACGAGTCGACGGACGCCGCCCTCTCGGTGCGGGACCTGACGAAGGTGTACGGCGACGGCGACGCCGCCGTGCGGGCCGTTGACGGGATCAGTTTCGATGTGGAACCGGGCACCGCCGTCGGTATCCTCGGGCCGAACGGCGCGGGGAAGACGACGGCGATCAAGTCGATGCTCGGGCTGATCGAGCCGACCGACGGCACCGTTCAGCTCTCGGGCCACGACGTGGGGTCGAACCGCCGGGCCGCGTACCGCACCGCCGGCGCGATGCTGGAGGGCGCGCGCAACGTGTACTGGCGGCTCACCGTCCGGGAGAACCTCCGGTTTTTCGCCGCGCTCGGCGGCCGTGAGCCGGCCGCACTCGCGGAGCGCCACGACGCCCTGCTGGAGCAGTTCGGGCTCGCGGACAAGGCCGACGAGCCGGTTCGGGACCTCTCGCGCGGGATGAAACAGAAGACGTCGCTCGCGGCCACGCTCGCCCGGGGCGGCGACGTGGTGTTTCTCGACGAGCCGACGCTCGGGCTGGACGTGGAGAGTTCGGTCGAGCTCCGGCGGGAGCTGCGCCGGCTGGTCGACCGCGAGGGGACGACGGTCGTCCTCTCCAGCCACGACATGGACGTGGTGCAGGCGGTCTGTGACCGCGTGATCATCATGAACGAGGGCGGGATCGTCGCGGACGACACCGTCGAGAACCTGCTCGACCTCTTCCGGACGCGCGCCTACGAGGTCACCGTCGCGGAGCCGCTCTCGGAGGCGCTCCGGACGGAACTGCGCGACCGCTACGGCGGCGAGGCGTTCGAGCGCGTGGGCGAGCGCGAGCGGTTCTCCGCCCAGGTGACCGGCGACGAGTTCTACGCGCTCGTCGACACGCTCCGTGACGCCGGCCACACCGTCGCGTCGTGGGACGCGGTCGAGCCGGATCTGGAGGACGTGTTCCTG